AGTTCGGCGGGGTGATTGCGAGACTTGCAGATCAAACATTTCACCGCGTCAATGATCCCCTGGAGCGCGAGGGCCCAACCACGGGCGGCCGCCTCGTGCTGTACGGAACCGCACTCCTCATCAAAGCGAGTGCGGTGAAAACGATCGGCTACCTTGACGAGCGCTACTTCGCCTACCGTGAGGACAATGACTATTCCATGCGGTCGCTGGACGCGGGCCTCCGGAACATAGTCGTATCCGCGAGTAAGGTTTATCACAAGAACAGTGGTTCACTTGGCGAGAATTCTCCCATCAAGTATTTCTTCATGGTCCGAAACCTGTATCCCCTGTGGATGGACCGCCTGAAAGGCTATCGCAGGGCGGCGTATCGCGTCCGGTACTTGTCGCAGGCACTACGTACAGCGCGCGAGTGCGAGACCGCCGGTTTCCCGGCCGCCGCCGATGCGTGCCTCGCCGGCGCGTGGAACGCGCTGCGGGGGCGATACGGGGAATACGATCCCGGCGCGACATTCCCCCGGGCATTGAAACGACTTCTGTACTGGCATCCCTACTTCTGGATTCGGGTCCTCGATTGGCGCTGGGGCCAGGTGGCTCTCGAGGCGATCAAGCGATTCGTGTCCCGCTCCCCGCGACGTTGAGGAGGTGGGTAGCGAGAGGTCGGCCGATCAGCGAAGACCCGCCGGCACTTCGTCGAGGAGCCAAAACACCAGGGGCGCTGGAGGGTTCCAGCGCCCCTGAATCGGACCAGCCGGTAAGAAGCTCGACGCTAGCGGCGCCGGCGCTTCCAGTCGGCCAAGGCGAACCCGATCAAACCCATGCCGACCAGAACGAGCCCTCCCGGATTGGGAACGATGGTAACCGGGAA
The window above is part of the Candidatus Rokuibacteriota bacterium genome. Proteins encoded here:
- a CDS encoding glycosyltransferase family 2 protein: MTTQPIPKVFIIILNWNGLRDTLECLESVERLEYPAKTVVVVDNGSTDGSPEAVRTQAPSVLLLRNETNLGYAGGNNVGIRYALEHGADYIWLLNNDTVVRPDSLATLVSVADATPNLGLASPFIYDYEGPQRLQFGGVIARLADQTFHRVNDPLEREGPTTGGRLVLYGTALLIKASAVKTIGYLDERYFAYREDNDYSMRSLDAGLRNIVVSASKVYHKNSGSLGENSPIKYFFMVRNLYPLWMDRLKGYRRAAYRVRYLSQALRTARECETAGFPAAADACLAGAWNALRGRYGEYDPGATFPRALKRLLYWHPYFWIRVLDWRWGQVALEAIKRFVSRSPRR